A stretch of Cryptococcus neoformans var. neoformans JEC21 chromosome 10 sequence DNA encodes these proteins:
- a CDS encoding homoserine dehydrogenase, putative — MLSASILRPIPVALLGLGGVGKAVLSQLLSPPLSAQFQLVLIANSRLSLSLPLPAAPITPANFQSILEKHGAPLDVTSVISVLSTHPDAPGIFIDCTGSDAIPAMYPQILSMGVHIVTPNKKGLSSSEALYKAIAEKSFPNTPSLLYGESTVGAGLPIIQTLKDLVATGDEIEKIEGVFSGTLSYIFNEFSKPGGGDVKFSEVVKVAKEKGYTEPDPRDDLSGIDVARKLSILARLVPTVPALPEGYASIPTQSLVPDVLSDASTKEEYLERLEEGDEFFANLREEAKKEGQVVRYVGVIDIKSGKVEAKLDKYPADHALATGLKGSDNIVSFTTKRYSPRPLIIQGAGAGADVTAMGVTSDMVKIYERLAVSRI, encoded by the exons ATGCTCTCCGCTTCCATTCTCCGTCCCATCCCCGTCGCGCTTCTTGGCCTCGGTGGCGTCGGCAAGGCTGTCCTCTCCCAGCTCCTCTCCCCTCCCCTCTCCGCCCAATTCCAGctcgtcctcatcgccAACTCCCGTCTGTCCCTCTcgctccccctccccgcTGCCCCCATCACCCCGGCCAACTTCCAGTCCATCTTGGAGAAACACGGTGCTCCTCTCGACGTTACCTCCGTCATCTCCGTCCTCTCAACCCACCCCGATGCCCCTGGTATTTTCATCGACTGCACCGGCTCTGATGCGATCCCCGCCATGTATCCCCAAATCCTCTCCATGGGCGTTCACATCGTCACCCCCAACAAGAAGggtctctcctcttccgagGCTCTCTACAAGGCTATCGCTGAGAAGAGCTTCCCCAATACTCCTTCTTTACTCTACGGCGAGTCTACTGTCGGTGCGGGTTTGCCGATCATCCAGACTTTGAAGGACTTGGTCGCTACCGGtgatgagattgagaagattgagggTGTCTTCAGTGGCACTTTGAGTTATATCTTCAATGAGTTCAGCAAGCCTGGAGGTGGCGACGTCAAGTTCTCCGAGGTTGTCAAGGTtgccaaggagaagggctATACT GAGCCTGACCCTCGAGATGACCTCTCCGGTATTGACGTCGCCCGAAagctctccatcctcgcccGACTCGTTCCCACCGTTCCCGCTCTCCCCGAAGGCTACGCTTCCATCCCTACCCAATCTCTCGTTCCCGATGTCCTCTCCGACGCTTCTACCAAGGAGGAGTACCTTGAGCGACTCGAGGAGGGTGACGAGTTCTTTGCCAACCTCAGGGAGgaggccaagaaggagggtcAGGTGGTGAGATATGTCGGTGTTATTGACATCAAGTCTGGCAAGGTTGAGGCCAAGTTGGACAA GTACCCCGCGGACCACGCTTTGGCTACCGGTCTCAAGGGGTCTGACAACATCGTCTCTTTTACCACCAAGAGATACTCTCCCCGGCCTCTTATCATCCAAGGTGCCGGTGCCGGTGCTGATGTTACCGCTATGGGTGTTACT TCCGACATGGTCAAAATCTACGAGAGGCTCGCTGTTTCTCGTATCTAA
- a CDS encoding isocitrate dehydrogenase (NAD+), putative has protein sequence MLANSIRSSVAGSLRNASAKRVPVARTMATLVDEKRLPSKFGGKYTVTLIPGDGIGQEVADSVKEVFDALKVPVQWEQYNVSGETTGGEALFQEAMDSLKRNKVGLKGILYTPVDQSGHNSWNVAMRQQLDIYASVVVCKSLPGLATRHSNVDFAIIRENTEGEYSGLEHQSFPGVVESLKVSTRAKAERIARFAFDFALKNNRKKVTCVHKANIMKLGDGLFLNTCKRVAEQEYGHTGIKFESMIVDNTAMQLVSKPQQFDVMVMPNLYGAISTNIGSALVGGPGITPGCNFGREYALFEPGCRHVGKDIMGTNKANPIALMLSATMMLRHLGLESQANLIAGATYDLVKEGKIRTADIGGNATTTDVTKALINRLL, from the exons ATGCTCGCCAACTCTATCAGGTCTTCTGTTGCCGGCTCTCTGAGGAACGCTTCCGCCAAG CGTGTTCCTGTCGCCCGAACCATGGCCACCCTTGTCGacgagaagagg CTGCCTTCCAAGTTTGGCGGCAAGTACACTGTCACCCTCATCCCCGGTGATGGTATCGGTCAGGAAGTTGCCGACTCTGTCAAGGAGGTCTTCGACGCCCTCAAGGTGCCCGTTCAATGGGAGCAGTACAATGTCTCTGGTGAGACCACTGGCGGTGAGGCTCTCTTCCAGGAGGCCATGGAcagcttgaagaggaacaagGTTGGATTGAAGG GTATTCTTTACACCCCCGTCGACCAGAGCGGTCACAACTCCTGGAACGTCGCTATGCGACAACAACTCGATATCTACGCTTCTGTCGTTGTCTGCAAATCTCTGCCCGGCTTGGCTACTCGACATTCTAACGTCGACTTTGCTATTATCCGTGAGAACACTGAGGGCGAGTACTCTGGTCTTGAGCACCAGTCTTTCCCCGGTGTCGTTGAGTCCTTGAAGGTCTCTACCAGGGCCAAGGCCGAGCGAATCGCTAGGTTCGCCTTTGACTTTGCTCTTAAGAACAACAGGAAG AAGGTCACCTGTGTCCACAAGGCTAACATTATGAAGCTCGGTGACGGTCTTTTCCTCAACACCTGCAAGCGAGTCGCCGAGCAGGAGTATGGCCACACCGGTATCAAGTTTGAGTCTATGATTGTCGACAACACTGCTATGCAGCTTGTCTCTAAGCCTCAGCAATTCGATGTTATGGTTATG CCCAACTTGTACGGTGCCATCTCCACAAACATAGGTTCCGCCCTCGTCGGTGGTCCCGGTATCACCCCTGGTTGCAACTTTGGCCGA GAATACGCCCTCTTCGAGCCTGGATGCCGACACGTCGGTAAGGACATCATGGGCACCAACAAGGCCAACCCTATCGCGCTCATGCTCTCTGCTACTATGATGCTCCGACACCTCGGTCTCGAGAGCCAGGCTAACCTCATCGCCGGTGCCACTTACGACCTCGTCAAGGAGGGCAAGATCAGGACTGCTGACATTGGCG GTAACGCTACCACCACTGACGTCACCAAGGCTTTGATCAACAGGCTTCTCTAA
- a CDS encoding S-adenosylmethionine-dependent methyltransferase, putative → MLIRAPSYIFNSKTRTIYSAAMELQQHQQEQARKTVADKWLKPHGPPVGATFGARVLKDEDDVFNHNAWDHVTLPEDFKERAEKVMELHRSSPVAEEKRDEYNDKPAHYWDKFYSQHEDGFFKDRGWLRLEFPELVACSEADAGPKTVLEVGCGAGNTVFPLLMRNENPELNVYATDYSATAVKVVKANKMYPKAEHGLGTMHASVWDITSTPPPPLVSSSSTSTSPEDQLSSLSIEEQPTYSLPEGITPGSVDVISVIFVLSALHPREWKQAIHNLYTALKPGGLLLIRDYGRHDLAQLRIKKNRLLDPETPNLYIRGDGTRVYFFEKEELEGMVLQPPEGRVEGRAKNMFEIQQLGEDRRLLVNRKERLTMYRIWMQVKAKKLT, encoded by the exons ATGCTCATAAGAGCACCCAGCTATATATTCAACTCAAAAACCCGCACTATATACTCTGCAGCAATGGAGCTCCAACAGCACCAGCAAGAACAAGCAAGGAAGACTGTTGCCGATAAGTGGCTCAAGCCACATGGACCTCCTGTAGGCGCAACGTTTGGCGCAAGGGTTctcaaggatgaggatgatgtttTCAACCATAATGCTTG GGACCATGTAACACTCCCAGAAGATTTTAAGGAAAGAGCAGAAAAGGTCATGGAGCTTCACCGATCAAGCCCTGTCGccgaagagaaaagag ACGAGTACAATGATAAGCCTGCGCATTATTGGGACAAGTTTTACTCCCAGCACGAAGACGGATTCTTCAAGGACAGAGGATGGTTAAGATTGGAATTTCCGGAGCTTGTAGCCTGCAGCGAGGCGGAT GCTGGCCCAAAGACAGTCCTTGAAGTAGGATGT GGCGCAGGAAATACCGTGTTCCCCCTCTTGATGCGAAACGAAAACCCCGAGTTGAACGTTTATGCCACCGACTATTCTGCGACAGCCGTCAAAGTCGTCAAG GCCAACAAAATGTACCCTAAAGCCGAACACGGGCTTGGTACCATGCATGCCTCCGTCTGGGACATCACTTCcacacctcctccccctttagtatcatcttcatcaacatccaCATCGCCAGAAGATCAACTATCTTCATTGTCAATCGAGGAACAGCCAACCTACTCTCTTCCTGAAGGTATCACCCCCGGCTCTGTCGACGTGATTTCCGTCATCTTTGTTCTCTctgctcttcatcctcgcgAATGGAAGCAGGCTATACATAACCTCTATACT GCTCTCAAACCGGGTGGTCTCCTTCTCATTCGAGATTATGGGCGGCACGATCTCGCCCAATTACGTATCAAGAAGAACCGTCTCCTCGACCCCGAGACACCTAACCTCTACATCCGAGGCGATGGTACAAGGGTCTACTTTtttgaaaaggaagaattggaAGGAATGGTGTTGCAGCCgcctgaaggaagagtggagGGCAGGGCGAAGAATATGTTTGAGATTCAGCAATTGGGAGAGGATAGGCGATTG CTGGTCAACCGTAAAGAGCGATTGACCATGTACAGGATTTGGATGCAGGTCAAGGCGAAAAAGCTGACCTGA
- a CDS encoding monosaccharide transporter, putative, translating to MPYLGLRGKKLLTAISVTAGVGFCLFGIDNAALGGVISSDPFNRRFNLDPTGQGAVTGSYEIGCFFGALFFAFFGEKVARRIVLLIGCVPLLIGTVLQVATYSTAQLVAGRVVAGLAMGAITSTLPIWQNETSPPALRGTLICASLSMLIVGQLIAYWAAYGLLDKYDNDMVYRVMFSLQGMAAVIMGALLFFMPESPRFLLAHSRPDEAREVLSALADIPKNDPVITEQMEEIVRAIETERASARNWGDLMKRGKNAQGEKRRMFTAVVIQVCQAFSGSTVISYYVTTIFQEAIGMSPHTSTLLSGYLQIFFLICSFATWWLIEHAGRRRLFILTAFAMAVVMFIMGGLIKIDTKPTGIGAAVMVFAYQAFFTWGWMAGVWVYSSEICPLSWRSKGMGLAVALQWLFDFVLLMVTPVGIANIGYGMFMLFGAFNLCFIPFVYFYCPETAGVPLESIDAFFVPGVDPIKESEKLRKEIRDARKGEEEVLAMEEAIIGEEPILDEGETKYVGETEK from the exons ATGCCCTATCTTGGACTTCGAGGCAAAAAGCTGCTCACGGCCATCTCTGTCACGGCAGGTGTCGGCTTCTGCTTGTTCGGTATCGACAATGCAGCTCTAGGAGGGGTGATTTCTTCTGATCCTT TCAACCGTCGATTCAACCTCGACCCTACCGGTCAAGGTGCCGTCACCGGTTCCTACGAGATTGGCTGCTTTTTTGGTGCCCTCTTTTTCGCCTTTTTCGGCGAGAAAGTTGCTCGAAGAATAGTTCTCCTCATAGGATGTGTTCCTCTTTTGATTGGCACTGTCTTGCAGGTCGCCACCTATTCAACGGCACAGCTGGTAGCTGGACGAGTAGTGGCGGGTTTGGCTATGGGTGCGATTACCTCGACTTTGCCTATCTGGCAGAACGAAACCAGTCCGCCCGCTTTGCGAGGAACATTGATCTGTGCTAGTCTGAGTATGCTTATC GTTGGTCAACTCATTGCCTATTGGGCAGCATATGGCCTTCTGGACAAATATGATAACGATATGGTTTACCGTGTCATGTTCTCCCTTCAAGGCATGGCTGCGGTAATCATGGGTGCTTTGCTTTTCTTCATGCCGGAATCCCCTCGTTTCCTTCTCGCCCACTCTAGACCTGACGAGGCTCGTGAGGTTTTATCAGCCTTGGCGGATATCCCAAAAAACGACCCCGTTATCACAGAgcagatggaagagatcgTCAGGGCTATTGAGACCGAAAGAGCTAGTGCACGAAACTGGGGTGATCTCATGAAGAGGGGCAAGAATGCCCAAGGcgaaaagagaagaatgttCACT GCCGTTGTTATCCAG GTCTGTCAAGCGTTCAGTGGCAGTACTGTCATCTCATA CTATGTCACCACCATTTT CCAAGAAGCCATTGGAATGTCTCCCCATacctccactcttctttctgGTTATCTTCAGA TTTTTTTCCTTATCTGTAGTTTTGC TACATGGTGGCTTATCG AGCATGCCGGCCGAAGACGTCTTTTTATCCTTACGGCATTCGCCATG GCTGTGGTCATGTTTATCATGGGTGGCCTTATCAAGATCGATACCAAGCCTACTGGTATTGGTGCAGCTGTCATGGTTTTCGCTTACCAGGC ATTCTTCACCTGGGGTTGGATGGCAGGCGTGTGGGTTTATTCGTCCGAAATTTGTCCCTTGAGCTGGCGTTCCAAGGGCATGGG TCTGGCAGTTGCTCTTCAATGGCTCTTCGACTTTGTGCTTCTCATGG TCACCCCTGTCGGCATTGCCAACATCGGCTACGGCATGTTCATGCTCTTCGGCGCCTTTAACCTCTGCTTCATCCCTTTCGTCTACTTTTATTGCCCCGAAACAGCTGGTGTCCCTCTTGAATCAATTGATGCCTTCTTCGTACCTGGCGTTGATCCCATCAAGGAGAGCGAAAAATTGAGGAAAGAAATTAGAGATGCcagaaagggagaggaggaagtccTTGCTATGGAAGAAGCCATCATTGGGGAGGAGCCCATCCTTGATGAGGGAGAGACGAAGTACGTTGGAGAAACGGAGAAGTAA
- a CDS encoding nucleus protein, putative: protein MQPPAGREDDEHRHPLPLPHSSSSSSSHPRSSYPFLHHLPPPIPSTNSPLTHFPASPNYRDPPAQSPSGGHTDPQSWASQPILDRPGSRSRTSWGASPRDPTQTRLPPLSLGQMEFSHRSAPPTPWEAPSPGSYAMSNARGVPNTPYGGASIYRESPSRHQPPLATPLSSNNSFSYVPPFPGDDSSPHQNVNRLESTANNLQPRSPPPPPSRGTSRGKHTNSTEDTDRDGQTQKKKKRRVALSCAECAKRKQRCNRETPCQHCVARRVPELCVPYTRPSSPPEKKGSGNKKDFTKVKTENEATAEKPRPSMLPTISVRVARLEAIVNAVVNRIPEVGGTKALKDWRINHAPATSPPPFGADDDDDEESVRPQTSGDRELDRPGSTSSTRSRRDDNSAEWGAEGEGEGDDGGVDGLDRATSGRNPLPQSMMHPSQPVSRGLDYHGTPAESLQRLFEDSGLNPHKVSELLKDLPERSLADKLVDWFFEKFNFVRYPIDDHAFKRAFETVYVDGNSPPAVLALPLVFIVLAISARIAPEAVIDTEERKRALSLRMYWSSKSAAIIASAVKAENIQLVETRICSGLYLVLMHERRLAEGWSEFRLALTIGQAIGLHRDGKTLGLDPYVTEYRRRLWSYLVHADATYSCLLGRPTSIDSACVDTLPPSNLNLVDLLENKLAKPRPITEPTFGTYLLLRRRLGDIVAKITHHFQRLTGQTQYRDVEALDAELKQFVADLPPTFTMLNHDKSYDSKLWYLPIHRYYIQTEILHFTIILHRPWLLRRLKSSRYNLSRIACFDAAITDYKIRQAFKIECPDFFETLLGSSFREFNAAMIAGISMIIDPRAAHSSDMRMIVQSFMEQHPHDPKADDFSQKEAAIIYTLHRRAQEMEERRTRRNAPRWSADNTSSQRPAPRSTGTRSAMHSPPHPAPESKDKQATSEPSRSVPLLPSPSGSVQAYFKGSYYGQNSGPTPPGLGTSPEEDHPQRLLDHWLMSNTSFGPGADSTMNQFNIGLYSMPVPTMVNDRGSDSASHGAGPHPSPHQYPPAGYQHGHPPQPIQVPEQMPWMDPSLIPVTPASALQAPAVISGMSGGVVGGDGNNTQYWNALIDGIVGGLPNYDPNFTTVG, encoded by the exons ATGCAGCCACCAGCAGGCAGAGAGGACGATGAGCATCGGCATCCGCTTCCTTTGCCACATTCCTCCAGTTCATCCAGCAGCCATCCCCGCTCGTCTTacccctttcttcatcacctccctcctcccataCCATCCACAAATTCCCCCTTGACCCACTTTCCAGCATCTCCAAATTATCGTGATCCTCCAGCTCAGTCTCCTTCTGGTGGCCACACAGACCCTCAAAGCTGGGCAAGTCAACCGATCCTGGACCGACCTGGATCGCGATCGAGGACAAGCTGGGGTGCGTCTCCCAGAGATCCGACGCAGACCCGTTTGCCTCCCTTATCATTGGGCCAGATGGAGTTTTCCCATCGATCAGCTCCTCCTACTCCATGGGAAGCTCCTTCACCAGGCTCCTACGCAATGAGCAACGCTCGAGGCGTCCCTAATACGCCTTATGGTGGTGCGTCGATCTATCGCGAGTCTCCCTCAAGACACCAGCCTCCGCTTGCCACGCCACTGTCGAGCAATAATTCATTTTCCTATGTCCCACCCTTCCCAGGGGATGATTCGTCGCCGCATCAAAATGTAAACAGGTTAGAAAGTACGGCAAATAATTTGCAGCCTAGATCGCCACCgccccctccttctcgaggCACCTCGCGAGGTAAACACACCAATTCAACCGAAGATACTGATCGAGACGGTCAGactcaaaagaagaagaaacgcAGAGTGGCATTGTCTTGCGCTGAGTGTGCTAAGCGGAAGCAACGATGCAATCGAGAAACCCCTTGCCAGCATTGTGTGGCCAGAAGGGTGCCGGAGCTGTGCGTCCCCTATACCCGACCTAGCAGTCCGCCTGAAAAGAAGGGGTCTGGTAACAAGAAGGACTTTACAAAAGTTAAAACGGAGAATGAAGCGACAGCAGAAAAACCACGGCCTTCTATGCTACCAACAATTAGTGTGAGGGTTGCGAGGCTTGAGGCGATCGTCAATGCAGTAGTCAACAGGATACCGGAAGTCGGAGGTACAAAGGCTCTCAAGGACTGGAGAATCA ATCACGCGCCTGCAACATCACCGCCACCTTTCGGAGcggacgacgatgatgacgaagagagTGTCAGGCCGCAGACATCCGGGGATAGGGAACTAGACAGACCTGGATCAACCTCATCGACAAGGTCTAGACGAGATGATAACTCGGCGGAATGGGGTGCTGAAGGTGAAGGCGAAGGTGACGATGGAGGTGTGGATGGCCTTGACCGAGCGACATCAGGCAGgaatcctcttcctcaatcG ATGATgcatccttctcaacctGTCTCTAGAGGTTTGGACTACCACGGCACTCCTGCTGAGAGCTTACAAAGGCTTTTCGAAGATTCTGGCCTCAATCCTCATAAA GTGTCGGAGCTCCTGAAAGACTTGCCAGAACGGTCCCTCGCCGACAAGCTGGTTGATTGGTTTTTTGAAAAATTCAACTTTGTCCGTTACCCGATCGACGATCACGCTTTCAAGCGAGCTTTTGAAACGGTCTATGTGGATGGCAATAGTCCTCCTGCTGTCTTGGCATTACCTCTAGTTTTCATCGTCCTCGCAATATCGGCAAGGATTGCACCCGAGGCCGTGATTGACacagaagagaggaagagagcgTTGAGTCTTCGCATGTACTGGAGCT CGAAATCGGCAGCCATTATCGCTTcggctgtcaaggctgaaAATATCCAGCTTGTAGAGACACGTATCTGT TCTGGTCTGTACCTCGTTCTCATGCACGAACGACGACTTGCGGAAGGATGGTCCGAGTTCCGTTTGGCACTCACCATTGGGCAAGCCATAGGTTTGCACCGAGATGGCAAGACACTTGGACTGGATCCTTATGTAACAGAGTACAGGCGAAGGTTATGGTCATATCTCGTTCATGCCGATGCCACCTATTCCTGTTTGCTTGGAAGGCCAACATCAATTGACTCGGCTTGTGTGGACACGTT GCCTCCTTCTAACCTTAACCTAGTCGACTTGCTTGAGAACAAGCTGGCCAAGCCTAGGCCAATTACGGAACCGACATTTGGTACCtatctccttcttcgccgaAGGCTCGGTGACATTGTTGCCAAG ATCACCCATCACTTTCAACGTCTAACAGGACAAACGCAGTATCGAGATGTTGAGGCGCTCGACGCTGAGCTCAAGCAATTCGTCGCTGATTTGCCTCCCACGTTTACGATGCTGAATCATGACAAGTCCTATGATAGTA AATTGTGGTATCTTCCTATCCATCGTTATTATATCCAAACCGAGATTTTACATTTCACCATCATCTTGCAC CGACCTTGGCTGCTTagaagattgaagagctCGAGGTACAATCTATCTAGGATTGCATGCTTTGATGCTGCCATTACGGACTACAAGATC AGACAAGCATTCAAGATAGAGTGCCCCGATTTCTTTGAGACTTTATTGGGAAGCTCGTTCCGAGAATTC AATGCTGCGATGATTGCTGGTATTAGTATGATCATTGATCCT AGGGCTGCTCATTCCAGCGACATGCGCATGATTGTGCAGAGTTTCATGGAACAGCACCCACATGATCCCAAGGCGGATGACTTTTCTCAAAAAGAAGCTGCGATT ATCTACACCCTCCACCGCCGAGCgcaagagatggaagagcgTCGCACACGGCGAAACGCCCCTCGATGGTCGGCCGATAACACCTCGTCTCAGCGACCTGCTCCTCGTAGCACCGGGACGCGGTCGGCTATGCATTCTCCGCCTCATCCTGCACCGGAGTCCAAAGACAAGCAAGCTACTAGCGAACCTTCTCGCTCGGTACCTCTTCTCCCGTCGCCCTCTGGAAGCGTCCAAGCGTACTTCAAGGGAAGCTACTACGGGCAAAACTCGGGACCTACTCCTCCTGGGCTGGGGACTAGTCCCGAAGAAGATCATCCTCAGCGATT GCTTGACCACTGGCTCATGTCTAATACCTCTTTTGGACCTGGTGCAGACTCAACTATGAACCAGTTCAACATCGGCCTTTACTCAATGCCTGTTCCAACTATGGTCAATGACAGAGGCAGTGATTCGGCTAGTCATGGGGCAGGCCCACACCCCAGCCCTCATCAGTATCCTCCTGCGGGATATCAGCATGGTCACCCTCCTCAACCCATACAGGTTCCCGAGCAGATGCCATGGATGGACCCCTCTTTGATCCCCGTAACTCCTGCATCGGCGTTGCAGGCTCCGGCAGTGATCAGTGGGATGTCTGGTGGTGTTGTGGGCGGGGATGGAAACAATACGCAATATTGGAATGCTCTTATTGATG GTATTGTTGGTGGACTGCCAAACTATGATCCCAACTTCACCACCGTAGGGTAA
- a CDS encoding vesicle fusion-related protein, putative translates to MTTPPQQPELPGRRFGSFGGSRPSAPPQRPSSSASNTSTSPVPTPSPNLMPPPPQRTRSASSTSSNQANNAAAFDITQAADKAHQWLSNWAPRGEGRGREFLINGLNGVASVASTVSSGLNARHEKDRDAHRSLSFLGPSTSSSVSPATSPEGRFHVSTSPPGPTHTQSTPQFGVTQQESLVSNGSRKILPPANLARLGHSATTNSTPTISSGPSAVHQQRPATLHSGSTTSLPSANHRSSIHGPSHLGPNSPTHRRTSSSHSNHRPFTFANGSHGMSRKSSSMSKSSSMTGISAGPYMRNAGIPYKVGFQPQGVRRDRTEEYMEARRAVEADREIEEGRLSRRWAKLVDLHFNPTVSQPAAPTLARSSSSNFSLSSLGQDRRRSLLSIEGALDAMKPKDIFKGFKAGSGPGGDEGRKRAAEQAIVKWEDDSEVRKCRICASSFSLSNRKHHCRLCGRIVCSLPPTPPALLAVQIQLFAPADPSATSTQTQAGLPSGTRREKCSLLLVADWKTGRGEEVEEGFVGWMRMEDGEGSGEGQAIQRRRRSQPEDRIGAVNSDDASTRNIPLPQQPKEVQVKGMRVCRECWAVVSRKQKMQDRQRVTGFARLYQALRTLQIEIENLTADFEEQLSELVSSADPIEPPDELLILHRQLIALFTQYEQLSKRINGLPCQENGSQASVQSAIARSAAVFMTKEMVKLQAIQSLQKRSAEAKKKGLVISETTLGQLEKEGMASDAGSDVVEDVAIMLQPLLEQEAQLESYIADATAQRKYEDGKALQSALKEIRAEIERITEKVSG, encoded by the exons ATGACCACCCCACCCCAGCAACCAGAACTCCCTGGACGCCGCTTCGGCTCCTTCGGTGGCTCCAGGCCTTCAGCACCACCACAACGACCGTCCTCCTCGGCGTCGAATACCTCCACATCCCCCGTGCCAACTCCATCACCCAACCTTatgcctcctccacctcagcGCACCCGTTCAGCATCCTCTACATCATCCAATCAGGCAAATAATGCTGCAGCATTTGATATTACCCAAGCAGCGGACAAGGCGCACCAGTGGCTTTCCAATTGGGCACCTCGAGGTGaaggtagaggaagagagttTCTTATCAACGGGCTGAATGGTGTAGCGAGCGTGGCCAGTACGGTATCCAGTGGTCTCAACGCCAGGCACGAGAAGGATAGAGATGCCCACCGATCATTAAGCTTCCTAGGTCCGTCGACCTCCAGTTCTGTCTCCCCAGCTACTAGCCCCGAAGGGAGATTTCACGTGTCCACATCTCCTCCTGGACCCACCCATACTCAGTCTACCCCGCAATTTGGGGTGACACAGCAAGAGTCTTTGGTATCAAATGGTAGTCGGAAGATACTGCCTCCGGCGAATCTAGCAAGGCTTGGTCACTCAGCCACGACCAACTCGACACCGACTATCTCGTCTGGACCTAGTGCGGTTCATCAACAGAGACCTGCTACACTTCATTCAGGAAGCACAACCTCGCTACCTTCTGCTAACCATCGTTCCAGTATTCATGGGCCATCGCATCTCGGTCCTAATTCCCCAACGCACCGACGAACCTCGTCCAGCCACTCAAATCACCGTCCATTCACGTTTGCTAATGGGTCGCATGGAATGAGCAGAAAATCATCCTCAATGTCAAAGTCTAGCTCCATGACAGGAATATCAGCGGGGCCTTACATGAGAAATGCAGGGATACCTTATAAAGTCGGATTTCAACCACAAGGAGTCAGGCGTGATAGAACAGAAGAGTATATGGAAGCCAGGAGAGCAGTGGAAGCTGACAGGGAAATTGAGGAAGGTCGATTGAGTAGACGTTGGGCTAAG CTTGTCGATTTACATTTCAACCCAACTGTATCTCAACCAGCAGCTCCGACATTGGCcagatcatcatcctcaaattTTTCATTATCCTCATTGGGTCAGGATAGACGACGGTCTCTTCTCTCGATCGAGGGTGCCCTTGACGCAATGAAGCCAAAGGACATCTTTAAGGGTTTCAAAGCTGGCTCAGGTCCtggaggtgatgaaggGCGAAAACGAG CGGCCGAACAGGCTATAGTGAAgtgggaagatgattcAGAGGTGCGGAAATGTCGGATATGCGC atcctccttctccttatcTAATCGCAAGCATCATTGCCGCCTTTGCGGTCGCATAGTCTGCTCCCTTCCCCCAACCCCCCCAGCACTTCTGGCAGTACAAATACAGCTGTTCGCCCCTGCAGATCCGAGTGCAACGTCTACTCAGACACAAGCTGGCCTGCCATCTGGTACGCGACGTGAAAAATGTTCTCTGCTGCTGGTAGCTGATTGGAAAACTGGacggggagaagaagtggaggaaggttttgtgggatggatgaggatggaggatggagagggatCCGGAGAAGGCCAGGCAATTCAAAGAAGGCGGAGAAGTCAGCCTGAAGATAGAATCGGCGCTGTTAACAGCGACGACGCTTCTACGCGGAATATACCTCTGCCCCAGCAGCCAAAAGAGGTACAAGTCAAGGGTATGAGGGTTTGCAGGGAGTGCTGGGCCGTGGTCTC ACGGAAGCAAAAGATGCAAGACCGGCAGCGAGTCACAGGTTTTGCTCGTCTCTATCAAGCACTGCGCACTCTTCAAATAGAGATCGAGAATCTCACAGCTGATTTCGAAGAGCAGCTTTCTGAGCTTGTCTCATCCGCAGACCCTATCGAACCACCCGACGAGCTTCTCATCCTACATCGACAACTCATCGCTCTATTCACTCAGTATGAACAACTCTCTAAAAGGATAAATGGCCTTCCATGTCAAGAAAATGGTTCGCAAGCTTCTGTACAGAGCGCGATTGCTAGGAGCGCTGCCGTATTTATGACAAAGGAGATGGTTAAATTACAGGCTATACAATCGTTGCAGAAACGATCGGcagaggcgaagaagaagggactGGTCATCAGTGAGACAACTTTGGGCCAgttggagaaagagggaatGGCGAGTGATGCCGGAAGTGATGTAGTGGAGGACGTTGCGATCATGCTACAGCCGCTCTTGGAGCAGGAAGCTCAATTGGA ATCATATATTGCTGATGCGACTGCTCAACGAAAgtatgaagatggaaaggcCTTGCAAAGTGCTTTGAAGGAAATTAGGGCCGAGATCGAGAGGATCACCGAAAAGGTTAGTGGTTAG